One part of the Anaerolineales bacterium genome encodes these proteins:
- a CDS encoding guanylate kinase has product MSNPSPEFGPVAEPLLIVISGPSGVGKDSVLELMKQRGLPFHFVVTATTRPPRPEERDGVDYLFVSREEFAGLIEKQELLEYAIVYNDYKGIPKDQVRKALTSGKDVVMRVDVQGAATVRKISPEAILVFITTSSEEELVERLERRKTETPENLKLRIATARQEFKRIDEFDYVVVNRDGELDETVDRIEDIISAEHHRVNPRRVQL; this is encoded by the coding sequence ATGAGCAACCCAAGCCCAGAATTTGGTCCTGTAGCAGAACCCCTGTTGATCGTGATCTCCGGCCCATCCGGTGTAGGCAAAGACAGCGTGCTTGAACTGATGAAACAGCGCGGTCTGCCCTTCCACTTCGTGGTGACCGCTACCACGCGCCCGCCGCGGCCAGAAGAGCGCGATGGTGTGGATTATCTGTTCGTCAGCCGTGAAGAATTTGCTGGCTTGATCGAAAAACAAGAGCTGCTGGAATATGCCATCGTGTACAACGACTACAAGGGCATCCCCAAGGACCAGGTGCGCAAAGCCCTGACCAGCGGCAAGGATGTGGTGATGCGCGTGGATGTGCAAGGCGCTGCTACCGTGCGCAAGATCTCGCCTGAGGCGATCCTGGTGTTCATCACCACCTCCAGCGAAGAGGAGTTGGTGGAGCGGCTCGAGCGCCGCAAGACCGAGACGCCCGAGAACCTGAAACTGCGCATCGCCACCGCCCGCCAGGAGTTCAAGCGCATTGATGAGTTTGACTATGTGGTGGTCAACCGTGACGGTGAGTTGGATGAAACGGTGGACCGTATCGAAGATATCATCTCCGCGGAGCATCACCGCGTAAACCCTCGGCGCGTGCAACTGTGA
- a CDS encoding dTMP kinase — protein MFITLEGPEGSGKTSQIPRLAEALRAAGYKVLTTREPGGTLIGDQIRKVLFDLGNKAMQPRSEILLFQASRAQLVDEVIRPAIDAGEVVLCDRYADSTMAYQGYGHGVDLTQLAELVRFATGGLKPDLTLFFDISPEAGLRRRDADGNWNRLDDYDADFHQRVYAGYQELIATEPQRWAVVDATRTPDEVAADLARVTLQRLESK, from the coding sequence GTGTTCATCACGCTGGAAGGCCCGGAAGGCAGCGGCAAGACCTCCCAAATTCCGCGCCTGGCCGAGGCGTTGCGCGCCGCTGGCTACAAAGTGCTGACCACGCGTGAGCCGGGCGGCACGCTCATCGGCGACCAAATTCGCAAGGTCCTGTTCGACCTGGGAAACAAGGCCATGCAGCCGCGCAGCGAGATCCTGCTGTTCCAGGCTTCGCGAGCCCAGTTGGTTGACGAAGTCATCCGCCCAGCCATCGATGCCGGCGAAGTGGTGCTGTGTGACCGCTACGCCGATAGCACCATGGCCTATCAGGGTTACGGCCACGGGGTGGATCTGACCCAGTTGGCTGAGCTGGTACGCTTTGCCACCGGCGGCTTGAAACCCGACCTGACCCTGTTCTTTGATATCAGCCCGGAAGCCGGCTTGCGCCGCCGTGACGCGGATGGCAACTGGAACCGGCTAGATGATTACGATGCCGACTTTCACCAGCGCGTCTACGCCGGCTACCAGGAACTGATCGCGACCGAGCCGCAGCGCTGGGCCGTGGTGGATGCGACCCGCACGCCTGACGAGGTGGCCGCGGATCTGGCCCGCGTCACGCTGCAGCGTCTGGAAAGCAAGTAG
- the glyS gene encoding glycine--tRNA ligase subunit beta, with protein MAKSKSKTTAAKRSAPKAKKTPSRTSAAGRKQAAPKPAAPRDFQSIVMALQQFWVEQGCVLWQPYSQQVGAGTMNPATFLRVIGPEPWNVAYVEPSVRPDDGRYGENPNRLQQHHQFQVILKPDPGNPQEIYLRSLQAIGIDVHKHDIRFVEDNWASPTLGAWGLGWEVWLDGLEITQFTYFQQAGGITLEPVSVEITYGLDRIAMALQDVNYVGDVRWSAERSWGDLNLQAEREQSKYYFELADVERLRQLYDLYEAEGQAALDGGLLLPAYDYMLRTSHAFNVLDARGAIGVTERQAYFRRMRALASRVAEAYAAERQREEYPWLEQAAEAKPAAKTAKITGPKTASDFLLEVGTEELPPSDLDAAIEQLTASLQQLLQAEHLEHKGVTVQGTPRRLVAQVAALAAKQPDLQQVVKGPPAARAFGADGTPTPAAEGFARGQGLPASALKIETIDGGEYAVARVERKGRLAAEVLAEKLPELIAGLRFEKSMRWNASGVTFSRPVRWLLALHGDALVPFEYAGLQAAKSSRGLRLGASEQFVVSNAKDYFAKLKKQGILLDVAQRKAAIQKQIEKLAASAGGNIPDDPGLLDEVTHLVEAPTALRGEFDAAFLDLPQEVLIGVMKKHQRYFPIGKDGKLLNSFIAVANGDIDAKAVTAGNAAVLRARFADAAYFIRKDREHPFSHYVDGLKQLTFQKELGSMWDKAQRVAELTRVLSPALGLDAEETQTAHRAAQLSKADLVTKMVVEMTSLQGVMGSTYALESGEPAAVADAIFEHYLPRYAGDSTPVSKAGLAVGLADRLDSLTGLFAVGLAPTGAKDPFAQRRAAIGLVQNLIAWDMDFDLRQGIERAATGQPVAADGKVLQDTLDFVVGRLRALLLENGERHDVVDAVLAAQGHNPAAAARAVRQLAAHSAKPDWPQTLAAFARCVRITRDLNETYTVEETALVESAERGLLDAVQAAEAAPRAAGSVDELMAAFTPMIPAINTFFDKVMVMAQDESVRRNRLGLLQRVAALAHGVADLSKLEGF; from the coding sequence ATGGCCAAGTCAAAGTCCAAAACCACCGCAGCAAAGAGATCCGCTCCCAAGGCGAAGAAGACCCCCAGCCGCACGAGTGCGGCTGGACGCAAGCAGGCCGCGCCCAAGCCCGCCGCACCGCGCGATTTTCAGTCCATCGTGATGGCGTTGCAGCAGTTCTGGGTGGAGCAAGGCTGTGTCCTCTGGCAGCCCTACAGCCAACAGGTCGGCGCCGGCACCATGAACCCGGCCACCTTCCTGCGCGTGATCGGCCCCGAGCCGTGGAATGTGGCCTATGTCGAGCCCTCCGTGCGCCCCGACGACGGCCGCTACGGCGAGAATCCCAATCGCCTGCAACAGCATCACCAGTTCCAGGTGATTCTCAAACCAGACCCTGGCAACCCGCAGGAGATCTACTTGCGTTCCCTGCAGGCCATCGGCATTGACGTGCACAAGCACGACATTCGTTTTGTGGAAGACAACTGGGCCTCACCGACGCTGGGCGCCTGGGGCCTGGGTTGGGAAGTCTGGCTGGATGGGTTGGAGATCACCCAGTTCACCTATTTCCAGCAGGCCGGTGGGATCACCCTCGAGCCGGTTTCGGTGGAGATCACCTACGGGCTCGACCGCATCGCCATGGCGCTGCAAGACGTGAATTATGTTGGCGATGTGCGCTGGAGTGCTGAGCGCAGCTGGGGCGACCTGAACCTGCAGGCCGAGCGCGAGCAGAGCAAGTACTACTTCGAGTTGGCCGACGTGGAGCGCCTGCGCCAACTGTATGACCTATACGAGGCCGAAGGCCAGGCCGCGCTGGATGGCGGCCTGCTGCTGCCCGCCTATGACTATATGCTGCGCACCTCGCATGCCTTCAATGTTCTGGATGCGCGCGGCGCCATCGGCGTGACCGAGCGCCAGGCTTACTTCCGGCGCATGCGCGCCCTGGCCAGCCGCGTGGCTGAAGCCTATGCCGCCGAGCGCCAGCGTGAAGAATATCCCTGGCTGGAGCAGGCGGCCGAGGCGAAGCCCGCCGCCAAGACTGCGAAGATTACCGGCCCCAAGACCGCCAGTGACTTTTTGCTGGAGGTCGGCACCGAAGAACTGCCGCCCAGTGACCTGGACGCGGCCATCGAGCAATTAACCGCCAGCTTGCAGCAGCTGCTGCAAGCTGAGCACTTGGAGCACAAAGGCGTGACGGTGCAAGGCACGCCGCGCCGCTTAGTTGCACAGGTCGCCGCCTTGGCGGCCAAACAGCCGGACCTGCAGCAGGTGGTCAAGGGGCCGCCGGCCGCCCGCGCCTTTGGCGCCGACGGCACGCCCACACCGGCCGCCGAAGGCTTTGCCCGCGGCCAGGGGCTGCCGGCCAGCGCGCTCAAAATCGAAACGATCGACGGCGGCGAATACGCCGTGGCGCGCGTCGAGCGCAAGGGTCGCTTGGCGGCCGAGGTGCTTGCCGAAAAACTGCCAGAGTTGATCGCCGGGCTGCGTTTTGAAAAATCCATGCGCTGGAACGCCAGCGGGGTCACCTTCTCGCGCCCCGTGCGCTGGCTGTTGGCGCTGCATGGCGATGCACTCGTGCCGTTCGAGTACGCCGGCCTGCAGGCTGCCAAGAGCAGCCGCGGCCTGCGCCTGGGTGCCAGCGAGCAGTTCGTCGTCAGCAATGCCAAGGATTATTTCGCCAAGCTGAAGAAGCAAGGCATCTTGCTGGATGTGGCTCAGCGCAAAGCCGCCATTCAAAAGCAGATCGAGAAATTGGCGGCGAGTGCAGGCGGCAACATACCGGACGACCCAGGCCTGTTGGACGAAGTCACCCACTTGGTGGAAGCCCCCACCGCCCTGCGCGGCGAGTTTGACGCCGCCTTTCTGGACCTGCCTCAAGAAGTCCTCATCGGTGTGATGAAGAAGCACCAGCGATATTTTCCAATCGGAAAAGATGGCAAACTGCTCAATAGTTTTATTGCGGTAGCCAACGGCGATATTGACGCCAAGGCAGTCACCGCTGGCAATGCAGCTGTGCTGCGCGCCCGCTTTGCAGATGCGGCTTACTTCATCCGCAAAGACCGCGAGCACCCGTTCTCGCATTATGTGGATGGGCTCAAGCAGCTCACCTTCCAGAAAGAGCTCGGCTCGATGTGGGACAAAGCACAGCGCGTGGCTGAACTCACCCGCGTGCTCAGCCCTGCGTTGGGCCTGGATGCGGAGGAGACCCAGACCGCCCACCGCGCTGCCCAATTGAGCAAGGCCGATCTGGTCACCAAGATGGTGGTCGAGATGACCTCGCTGCAGGGCGTGATGGGGAGCACCTACGCGCTCGAATCGGGCGAACCGGCCGCGGTCGCCGACGCTATTTTTGAGCACTACTTGCCGCGCTACGCCGGCGATAGCACGCCGGTGAGCAAGGCTGGGTTGGCGGTTGGCCTTGCCGACCGCCTGGACAGCCTGACCGGCCTATTCGCCGTGGGCTTGGCGCCCACGGGCGCCAAAGACCCGTTCGCCCAGCGCCGCGCCGCCATCGGCCTGGTGCAGAACCTGATCGCCTGGGATATGGACTTTGATCTGCGTCAGGGTATCGAGCGGGCTGCTACCGGGCAACCGGTGGCGGCAGATGGCAAAGTGCTGCAAGACACGCTGGACTTTGTTGTGGGCCGCTTGCGCGCCCTGCTGCTGGAGAACGGCGAACGTCACGATGTGGTGGACGCGGTGCTGGCCGCCCAGGGCCATAACCCGGCCGCCGCCGCCCGCGCCGTACGCCAGTTGGCCGCCCACAGCGCCAAGCCGGACTGGCCGCAGACGTTGGCCGCCTTTGCACGCTGCGTGCGCATCACGCGCGATCTGAATGAGACCTACACCGTAGAAGAAACCGCGCTGGTTGAGAGTGCCGAGCGCGGCCTGCTGGACGCCGTACAGGCGGCCGAAGCCGCCCCCCGCGCCGCGGGCTCGGTGGATGAGCTCATGGCGGCCTTCACACCGATGATCCCGGCCATCAACACTTTCTTCGACAAAGTGATGGTAATGGCCCAGGACGAGAGCGTGCGCCGCAACCGCCTTGGCTTGCTGCAGCGCGTGGCGGCCCTGGCCCACGGCGTAGCCGACCTCTCCAAGCTGGAAGGGTTCTAG
- a CDS encoding LysM peptidoglycan-binding domain-containing protein, which translates to MRIGKELLKKLPLLLMLASLLAVVALSAWPSQAAASPLFQSTPQPLPEPGPDGRILYTALPGDSPWLIAGKFNIPIEQLRILNGWGPDKVLQEGETVVLATAAQTTPTAPEPTSEVVATSTPEGTPGTGTICVLLFDDVNGDAMRQDAELGIPGGAASVSERTGLASRQGDTLAQLDATTGLPQAVCFDDLPGGEYTVSVAAPQGFNPTTAQSATIQLSPGDETSLNFGAQAGSSGGFNILTPEEGGPPSPLMGLLGIVLVVAGGGLGFYSWQLSRRRF; encoded by the coding sequence ATGCGCATAGGTAAAGAGCTTCTAAAGAAGCTGCCCCTGCTTCTGATGCTGGCAAGCCTGCTGGCGGTGGTGGCCCTCTCGGCCTGGCCGAGCCAGGCGGCAGCCTCTCCCTTGTTTCAATCTACGCCGCAACCCCTGCCTGAGCCAGGCCCGGATGGGCGTATTTTGTATACTGCCCTGCCGGGCGATTCCCCGTGGTTGATCGCAGGAAAGTTCAATATTCCTATCGAGCAACTGCGCATTTTGAACGGCTGGGGACCGGACAAGGTGCTGCAGGAAGGTGAAACCGTGGTGCTGGCGACTGCCGCGCAGACCACGCCCACTGCTCCAGAACCGACTTCCGAAGTGGTTGCCACCAGCACACCCGAAGGCACACCCGGTACCGGCACCATCTGTGTGCTGCTGTTTGACGACGTGAATGGTGACGCCATGCGCCAGGATGCCGAACTGGGCATCCCCGGCGGCGCGGCCAGCGTCAGCGAGCGCACCGGCCTGGCCTCACGCCAGGGCGATACGCTGGCCCAGCTGGATGCCACCACCGGCCTGCCGCAGGCCGTGTGCTTTGATGACCTGCCGGGCGGCGAATACACCGTGAGCGTGGCCGCCCCGCAAGGCTTCAACCCCACCACCGCCCAGAGCGCAACCATCCAGCTCAGCCCGGGCGATGAGACCAGCCTGAACTTTGGCGCCCAAGCCGGTTCCTCCGGCGGGTTCAACATTCTGACGCCGGAAGAGGGCGGCCCGCCGTCTCCGTTGATGGGGCTGCTGGGGATTGTATTGGTCGTGGCAGGTGGCGGGCTGGGTTTCTACAGCTGGCAGCTCTCGCGCCGCCGCTTCTAA
- a CDS encoding GNAT family N-acetyltransferase, translating to MSASAAHFPVSTRPANLRPFDARRDLLAVADLVELCFAPTLDSDGYQYIRQMRQAARAGRWLPTQPADLDAPLMGMVWVEDGVLVGNLSLIPQHLGSRTRYLIANVAVHPNHRGRGIAALLTQAALEDVRSRGRAEAWLQVDQNNETAVNLYRRLGFVEKMRRTSWRGLPQAAPAANSIRIRKRIDADWGMQNIWLDALYPADVRWQLPLKTSALRPGWQASLQRLFGDPRTVHWSAVHGDRLQAVLSWQSSTLEADRLWLAADPHDAQPPLAQLLASASRQLRRDRKLALNYPAGLAAEAMQAAGFSALRTLIWMRYPWEVSA from the coding sequence ATGAGCGCCAGCGCTGCCCATTTTCCCGTTTCCACCCGCCCCGCCAACCTACGTCCCTTTGATGCCCGCCGAGACCTGTTGGCCGTGGCTGACCTGGTGGAGCTGTGCTTTGCCCCCACGCTGGATTCGGATGGTTACCAGTACATCCGCCAGATGCGCCAGGCCGCCCGCGCCGGGCGCTGGCTGCCGACCCAACCCGCCGACCTTGACGCGCCGCTGATGGGCATGGTGTGGGTGGAGGACGGCGTGCTGGTGGGCAACCTGAGCTTGATCCCGCAGCACCTGGGCAGCCGCACCCGCTACCTCATCGCCAATGTGGCCGTGCATCCCAACCACCGCGGGCGCGGCATTGCCGCCCTGCTGACCCAGGCCGCGCTGGAGGATGTGCGCAGCCGCGGCCGCGCCGAAGCCTGGCTGCAAGTGGACCAAAACAACGAGACCGCGGTCAATCTCTACCGCCGCCTGGGCTTTGTGGAAAAGATGCGCCGCACCAGTTGGCGCGGCTTGCCCCAGGCCGCCCCGGCGGCAAACTCCATACGCATCCGCAAACGAATCGATGCCGACTGGGGCATGCAAAACATCTGGCTGGATGCGCTCTACCCCGCCGATGTTCGCTGGCAGTTGCCGCTCAAGACCAGCGCCCTGCGCCCAGGCTGGCAAGCCAGCCTGCAGCGCCTGTTCGGCGACCCGCGCACGGTGCACTGGAGCGCCGTCCACGGCGACCGCCTGCAGGCCGTGCTCAGTTGGCAAAGCTCCACGCTGGAGGCCGACCGCCTCTGGCTGGCGGCCGACCCGCACGATGCGCAGCCCCCGCTGGCACAATTGCTGGCCAGCGCCAGCCGCCAGCTGCGGCGTGACCGCAAGCTGGCGCTCAACTATCCCGCCGGCCTGGCCGCCGAGGCCATGCAAGCGGCGGGTTTCTCCGCCTTGCGCACCCTGATCTGGATGCGCTACCCATGGGAGGTTTCTGCTTGA
- a CDS encoding CoA-binding protein: MTLHTQDELRALLQNARTIAVVGHSDKPYRTSYRIASYLRQAGYQVFPVNPLLSSIDGQPVYPDLASVPVPIDIVDVFRRSEHLQDVVEDAIAAGAKAVWSQVGVEDAAAAAAAQAAGLQMVMDRCIMVDHRSLIGK; this comes from the coding sequence TTGACTTTGCACACACAAGATGAACTGCGCGCGCTGCTGCAGAACGCGCGCACGATCGCCGTGGTCGGCCATTCCGATAAGCCGTACCGCACCAGCTACCGCATCGCCAGCTATCTGCGCCAGGCGGGCTACCAAGTCTTCCCGGTCAATCCGCTGCTGAGCAGCATTGATGGCCAGCCTGTGTATCCAGACCTGGCCTCGGTGCCAGTGCCGATCGACATCGTAGACGTCTTCCGCCGCTCTGAACATTTGCAAGACGTGGTGGAGGATGCCATCGCCGCCGGCGCCAAAGCCGTATGGTCCCAGGTGGGCGTGGAGGATGCAGCCGCAGCGGCGGCGGCGCAAGCCGCCGGCCTGCAGATGGTGATGGACCGTTGCATCATGGTGGATCATCGCAGTTTGATCGGTAAATAA
- a CDS encoding DoxX family membrane protein, producing the protein MSSVVQRGRLIQDPPIAKFLFNDLRMAWVWLAVRVWLGYEWLQSGLGKISNPAWTQTGEALKGYWTNAVAIPETGRPPISFDWYRDFLQFMLDTEAYTWFAKLIAYGEVLVGIALILGAFTGIAAFFGGFMNFNFMLAGSASTNPLLFVAALGLIMGWKIAGYLGLDYFLLPWIGTPWGREDAKPRKK; encoded by the coding sequence ATGAGCTCTGTTGTGCAACGGGGTCGCCTGATCCAGGATCCCCCAATCGCTAAGTTTTTATTCAATGATCTGCGGATGGCATGGGTGTGGCTGGCTGTGCGTGTGTGGCTGGGCTACGAATGGCTGCAGTCTGGCCTGGGCAAGATCAGCAACCCGGCCTGGACCCAGACCGGCGAGGCCCTGAAGGGCTACTGGACCAACGCCGTAGCCATCCCGGAGACTGGCCGACCGCCAATCTCGTTTGACTGGTACCGTGATTTCTTGCAGTTCATGCTGGACACCGAGGCGTACACCTGGTTCGCCAAGCTCATTGCTTACGGTGAGGTGCTGGTGGGCATTGCCCTGATCCTGGGTGCCTTCACAGGCATTGCTGCCTTCTTCGGTGGCTTCATGAACTTCAACTTCATGCTGGCGGGTTCGGCCAGCACCAACCCGCTGCTCTTCGTGGCGGCGCTGGGCCTGATCATGGGCTGGAAGATCGCTGGGTACCTGGGTCTGGACTACTTCCTGCTCCCCTGGATCGGTACACCCTGGGGCAGGGAAGACGCAAAACCAAGAAAGAAGTGA
- a CDS encoding acetyl-CoA hydrolase/transferase family protein, which produces MNAANTAFAQKTITPAEAVHQIPSGARIYMGGGAGFPQEIERALVARAAALENVEVVHVLTFAGGAYLEPRFTRSFRHRALFIGAPARKAVNEGRADYIPIFLSEVPALFRDGLLPLDIAFIQVSPPDQHGFCSYGVEVGVTKPAAEAATMVIAEVNPQMPRVLGDSFIHVSDIDYLVPVDYPLPEPVHKEITPEQETIGELVADLVPDEATLQLGIGALPNAVLAKLGNKRNLGIHSELFSDGVVDLVEQGVVTNTAKTLHPGKIVAGFLFGSQRLYNFVEDNAMIELHPTDYVNDPFVIAQNHKMTAINSAIEVDLSGQVCADSVGGYFYSGIGGQLDFFRGAVRSKGGKAIVALPSLARGDISRIVPRLREGAGVVTSRGDVHYVVTEYGIASLHGKSVRERASELINVAHPEHREELRYFMRQQGW; this is translated from the coding sequence ATGAACGCCGCCAATACTGCATTCGCCCAAAAGACCATCACTCCGGCTGAGGCCGTACACCAGATCCCCTCCGGCGCCCGAATCTATATGGGCGGCGGGGCGGGCTTCCCACAGGAGATCGAGCGCGCCCTGGTGGCCCGGGCGGCTGCGCTCGAGAACGTCGAAGTGGTGCATGTGCTCACCTTCGCCGGCGGCGCCTACCTGGAGCCGCGCTTCACGCGCAGCTTCCGCCACCGGGCGCTGTTCATCGGCGCGCCAGCCCGCAAAGCAGTGAACGAAGGCCGCGCCGATTACATTCCGATCTTTCTCTCCGAAGTGCCTGCGCTCTTTCGAGACGGGCTGCTGCCACTCGACATTGCCTTCATCCAGGTTTCCCCGCCTGACCAGCACGGCTTCTGCTCCTACGGCGTTGAGGTCGGCGTCACCAAGCCGGCCGCCGAAGCGGCCACCATGGTGATCGCCGAAGTCAACCCGCAGATGCCGCGCGTGCTGGGCGACTCGTTCATTCATGTCAGCGATATTGATTACCTGGTACCGGTGGATTACCCGCTGCCCGAGCCGGTGCACAAAGAGATCACGCCGGAACAGGAGACGATCGGTGAGCTGGTGGCCGACCTGGTGCCTGACGAGGCCACGCTGCAGCTTGGCATTGGCGCCTTGCCCAACGCGGTGCTGGCCAAGCTGGGCAACAAGCGCAACCTGGGCATCCACAGCGAGCTGTTTTCCGACGGCGTGGTGGACCTGGTGGAACAGGGCGTGGTGACCAACACAGCCAAGACCCTGCACCCCGGCAAGATCGTGGCCGGTTTCCTGTTCGGCTCGCAGCGGCTGTACAACTTTGTGGAAGACAACGCCATGATCGAGCTGCACCCTACCGATTATGTGAATGATCCGTTTGTGATCGCTCAGAACCACAAGATGACCGCGATCAACTCGGCGATCGAGGTGGACCTGAGCGGGCAGGTGTGTGCGGATTCAGTGGGCGGCTATTTTTATAGCGGCATCGGCGGCCAGCTGGATTTCTTCCGCGGGGCGGTGCGCTCCAAAGGCGGCAAGGCCATCGTGGCCCTGCCCTCCCTGGCCCGCGGCGACATCTCGCGCATCGTGCCACGCCTACGCGAGGGTGCCGGCGTGGTCACTTCCCGCGGCGATGTGCATTACGTCGTCACGGAATACGGGATCGCATCCTTGCACGGCAAGAGTGTGCGCGAGCGGGCCAGCGAACTGATCAACGTAGCCCACCCGGAACACCGCGAGGAATTGCGCTACTTTATGCGCCAGCAGGGTTGGTAG
- a CDS encoding GAF domain-containing sensor histidine kinase, which translates to MSTRTLRGLAILLPLLFMVGVIYARLTLVPPQYALEGNIFAVVAVALGSTGFSIFFFNIIDRREEEITQRGRQIEALHEAALTLTVELNLQVVLQKVVDISRNLLHAKYGALGVVERGSTTIQQFITSGIDAEARARIGAAPTGHGLLGVLINPEGGALIIKDIRKDPRAIGFPPNHPPMKSLLGVPIKSKGEIFGNLYVADKFVGEDETEVLLNFNEDDRQLLQKFATQAAIAIENAQLYRKTQELTVIQERERFGMALHDGIMQSVYAAGLSLQEAKYEISTNTEHAARRIDQAVDSLGEVLRDLRNYIMGLRTGRFQGQDVATSLGQLATELRANTLMNVVYEAPTKLSVIRLDETRTEELLLIAQEALNNIRKHAQARNVLVSLKGEGDQVVLRIADDGIGFDFETAAGGDGNGLRNMRERARKLGGDLEIDSVSSQGTRLRVQMPLQPAPTNPAGA; encoded by the coding sequence ATGAGCACGCGAACGCTGCGCGGGTTGGCGATCCTGCTACCGCTGCTGTTCATGGTGGGCGTCATCTACGCCCGCCTTACCCTCGTTCCCCCTCAATATGCTCTCGAGGGCAACATCTTTGCCGTGGTGGCAGTAGCTCTCGGCTCAACCGGGTTCTCTATATTCTTTTTCAACATCATTGACCGGCGCGAGGAGGAGATCACCCAGCGCGGCCGCCAGATCGAGGCGCTGCATGAAGCTGCGCTGACGCTGACCGTGGAACTGAACCTGCAGGTCGTGCTGCAGAAAGTGGTCGATATCAGCCGAAATCTGCTGCACGCCAAGTACGGCGCCCTGGGCGTGGTGGAACGCGGCAGCACTACCATCCAGCAGTTCATAACGTCAGGGATCGACGCCGAGGCGCGGGCGCGCATCGGTGCGGCCCCGACCGGGCATGGTTTGCTGGGAGTGCTGATCAACCCCGAGGGCGGTGCCTTGATCATTAAGGATATTCGCAAGGACCCCCGCGCCATCGGTTTTCCGCCCAACCACCCGCCAATGAAATCGCTGCTGGGGGTGCCGATCAAATCCAAAGGGGAGATCTTTGGCAATTTGTATGTCGCTGACAAGTTCGTTGGAGAAGATGAGACGGAGGTCTTGCTCAACTTCAATGAAGACGACCGCCAGTTGCTCCAAAAATTTGCCACCCAGGCCGCGATCGCCATTGAAAATGCACAGCTGTACCGCAAGACGCAGGAGCTTACCGTGATCCAGGAGCGCGAGCGTTTCGGCATGGCGCTGCACGACGGCATCATGCAGTCTGTGTATGCAGCTGGCCTCTCGCTGCAGGAAGCCAAGTATGAGATTAGCACCAATACTGAGCACGCCGCCCGGCGCATCGACCAGGCGGTGGACAGCCTGGGTGAAGTGCTGCGCGATCTGCGCAACTACATCATGGGGCTGCGCACCGGGCGCTTTCAGGGGCAGGATGTGGCCACCAGCCTGGGCCAACTGGCAACGGAGTTGCGCGCCAATACCCTTATGAATGTTGTGTACGAAGCCCCGACAAAACTCAGCGTGATCCGCCTGGATGAAACCCGCACAGAGGAGCTGCTGCTGATTGCCCAGGAGGCGCTCAACAACATTCGCAAGCATGCCCAGGCCCGCAATGTGCTGGTGAGCCTCAAGGGCGAGGGCGACCAGGTGGTGCTGCGCATCGCGGACGATGGCATCGGCTTTGACTTTGAAACGGCCGCCGGCGGCGACGGGAACGGCTTGCGCAACATGCGCGAACGCGCCCGCAAACTGGGCGGCGACCTGGAAATTGATAGCGTGTCCAGCCAGGGCACGCGCCTGCGGGTGCAGATGCCGCTGCAGCCTGCGCCTACCAACCCTGCTGGCGCATAA
- a CDS encoding response regulator transcription factor, which produces MLKVLLVDDHEVVRLGIKSLLSHYPQFEVVAEAGTADEAIRQATEFQPDVVVMDIRLPGKSGIEATREIMAARPETKVVMLTTFADDELLFDAISAGASGYVLKQIDSRELITALERIGRGESLLDPAVTQQVFKRMRETTRKAESEAFAPLSEQELKVLALVAQGKRNKEIAEQVFLSEKTVRNYVSSILSKLALSTRSEAAAYAVKHRIDNYVTLDK; this is translated from the coding sequence ATGCTGAAAGTTCTTCTTGTTGATGACCATGAGGTGGTGCGCCTGGGCATCAAGTCCCTGCTCAGTCATTACCCCCAATTCGAAGTTGTGGCCGAAGCCGGCACGGCCGACGAGGCCATACGCCAGGCCACCGAGTTCCAGCCGGATGTGGTGGTGATGGACATCCGCCTGCCCGGCAAAAGCGGCATCGAGGCCACGCGCGAGATCATGGCCGCCCGCCCGGAAACCAAAGTGGTGATGCTCACCACCTTTGCCGACGACGAGCTGCTGTTTGACGCCATCTCGGCCGGCGCATCAGGCTATGTGCTCAAGCAAATCGACAGCCGCGAGCTGATCACCGCCCTGGAGCGGATCGGCCGCGGCGAATCACTGCTGGACCCCGCCGTGACCCAGCAGGTCTTCAAGCGCATGCGTGAGACCACCCGCAAAGCTGAATCCGAGGCGTTTGCCCCGCTGAGCGAGCAGGAACTCAAAGTGCTTGCCCTGGTGGCTCAGGGCAAGCGTAACAAAGAGATCGCTGAGCAAGTTTTCCTAAGTGAGAAAACGGTGCGCAACTACGTCAGTTCGATATTGAGCAAGCTGGCCCTTTCCACCCGGTCTGAGGCCGCCGCGTATGCGGTAAAACATCGCATTGACAATTATGTTACATTAGACAAGTAA